From the Bacillus rossius redtenbacheri isolate Brsri chromosome 12, Brsri_v3, whole genome shotgun sequence genome, the window AAAAACGCCCAAGCTGAAAAGGAGGGCAGGTTTACAGAGGAGCAAAGTGTAGGTGTCCGAGGAAAGGAAATAGATGTGGAGGTGGTGGGACGAGCAGACAAGGATGACTCGGAAATGGAGAAGGAtttcccggaacatttcactgtCGCTTCTCGGCTGCTTCCTCAATGCACGAAACCataaaaatggcaaccaatgagattacatttcaaagttacgaaatactaatttaatttaaaaatatatatatatattatgctcTATGACCATGTCACGagcagaatttacatatataataaaaataaaccacaaagtcaaATTATAACTGAACAAATTGTACTTGAAAacagttttttaatgtatttagatcATAAACAAATACAGAGTAGTCTAATTAGAGTGGGTAATCGGTTACGGCTGAAAAAGTCTTAGCTTCGGCCGTAACATACTGATATTAAACATCCCTGTCCTTCCTATGCTGTATTCCTAAGGATTTGTGGAGAACTACAGGACCAAGTTGCAGCCCtatcattaccacccctacattgTTACGGTACTAGCGCGGGAATAAGTGGGTTTTGGGCGGGGAAAATTCACAAGCttgttttaaacaaattgttttttCTATCAAACAAACTTTCAGGTATCGTATTCGATACTAAAGTCCTACATATTCGAGTATAGAACACGATACCGGCTGGATATTTCCTACTGTGTCGTATTATACACGAATCCCACCCttttttgatacattttataatttaatgatagAAAAAGATACCCAAAATATATTCCGTACACTAATTGACTTTTCTCAACAATATAAGAAGGCAGAGGTCGTAATTACTTCAGTATAGCCTTGTTCCCGACTTCATCAATATCCCTACCATATCTcgatgtatgtgtgtgtgtgtctatatatagatatatatttatttatttatatatttatattagctGATCTAACCTCACTAAAACTTTAACTTTGTTTTTATCACTTCAGTGACTGCAAAACTAACCTATAAAAATAGAaactttttttacattacctactacaTTTTATGATGCTTTATCCTAATAAACTATTTCACCTAACATCGAAAATGAAACGTACAAAACTCACCTCTCacttaaaacatcaaataaaatgcACATAAAACACAAGTACATACATATCAAAAACGTATGACAGCCTTTCAAAACAACTTGGCTTTATGTCAATATTTGTCTACTGTCAATATCTCTCTTGTAGATATTAAAattaagccaaaaaaaaattgccttcgtTCTGCAATACAATTTATCATTGGCCAACTTTCATGGCGTCCATACATTTCCCCTACTTTATTTCCGACTTCAAGTAAGGCTGGTATTATATTTTGAACTTGACTCAAATGTTCAGTTCAGAAACCTTAATTGTTGCTACAAATTAAAATACCTTGAaacaccataaaattatttttggtgttTCTTATTAGTACCTATTAGACGAATGTTAATTTTAAGTGCTGATTTTCAGATGTAtgggatataaaataaattttgtttacaatgGGTCTGTTCTATATGTTTTGGAAAGTTTGGTTAGTGACCAAAGTCTTGAGCTACTCTGAAGATATTTAAGTATATaactcaaaatataaataaaaattataagagtaAGCCAAAACATAACTGTATCTAGCCAACTGCCATTTTGAGCTtggcatttgtgtgcatgttgtTTCAGCCACTGGCAGTGGTTGTTCGAAGAAGGCGGCCAAACATAATGCTGCAAATGCATTGCTGAAGCAGTTGAAGGTCGTCATCACAACGTCAACGGAGTCAGACGGGCCTGTGTCAACAGCACCTGAAGTGGTGGTCCAGAAACCACAGTATGTAGAGTGTTTGAGCTTGTTGTGaaagcatacctgccaactttggccagtcaAAAAGCGGGAGGTTTTTTAGTGGAGTGTAAACAATGTTTGTTGCCActaataaggggggggggagtgtgtagtggtgaaattttgtttattttgatgGAAAAATCACTacacaaagaacaaaatgcagcatgttcacctttcctcgattgcaaaatgcacggaaatttgtcactaaatgtcttcttgtacacagcaagatacttcactgtaggccATTTCTATTAAACCCCTATtgcggagtaggcctacaactaaacgcgtacaaaatactcatcacgcaactgcttccacaaaataatatttttatgaatacaccgttgaataaattcgaagactactataatgctacctctacacttattctgtgagcacagacgcgaacaaaggcgaatttgttcggggacgaaaaaacaattcacacatagccgaccaacaaaccgaagcgaatttaggcacgaatgtaaacagtggtatcataaactcattattaatccagtccgtctttatttcaaaacaccaccgaaaacacaatttacaatgttgacaaaacacgccattttggaaaacaaacctttttctggttggctaacaaacaccaatgacgaacgtgtaccaaaacagctcccataattatcgtcaataactacgtttctttcttagATGTACGCTTAACCAAGAGTTTTAGCAGACAACTGTGGGCATTTAAgctattaaaataactacacgttatggtacgaaccgtagttactatacaattgtacggaataatggtacaaacatattaaatctataaatttattgcattaaaaacttcaagagaaacagaaccaaaaaacgggagattttaatgacaaatcgggagggcgggagaaagaGTAgaaaatcgggagtctcccgcctaaagcgggagggttggcaggtatgtGAAAGCATGTTATaaagcagtgtgtgtgtgtatttttgtaACGTTGGCAAATTGATGCTATAAGCCCTTTAACATTGGACATTTATATCATTCAACATCTGTCCCGACACTTTAATATTACCAGTGTCAACAATGCAACAGACATTAAATGTCATGAAAATGACATACAAACTTCTTTCTCCAGGGTTTGTATGCCTCCTTAATAtctttaaaaagtccttaatttgtcttaaattgaTTAAGGGCCCCTAAAAGTCCTAAATTTCAGTAAGAATCCTTAAAAACACCTTAATATAAACTGCTGGCTTGAAAGTAATGGATAAAGGCTGGTATGTAATTTTGTTTCCAACTTGGCAGCGAACAACGCTTTGTGTATGCCCAGTACAATTGGAGATTTTCAGGCCTCGTGATTAGATctaatgtataaaaaatgttttgcattTGGTTTTTATAGTTTGTGTCTCACCTTTAAACTGAAAAGGTGTGTCTTATTGTCTTAATTTGAACTTATTAAGCAAACATAATTAGAGATCATAGTAAATGGTAGGTGTATGGGTGTAAAACTCGGACACATATACTTGGGTTTGATATGAtccagagataattctggacaataGGGGCTTATCTGCAGGAATTTActaaccaaataattttttttttttttatgtgttaacatttaaaacattgttgaggtacttttgtgatattacaaatggtTTTCTACCTCTTGATAGTGATGTAGGCTATCAAAGTGAAAGGGTCGTTTAAAACTAGTTAGTTTTTGATTGCTCACAATGTTCTTGTACCGAGGGTAAATGCTGACAAACCTGAGACCTGGTGTCCGAGAGAAAACTTGACCTCCTGCGATGAGTGTCTAGACCTCTTTACTCTCAGGTGTAAATTATTCATGATATTGAGGGTCTGACAGTCTTCCCACAATACCCCCgaggggtaaaaaaaattacccatgGGAGGAGAGAGAGTTAGAACTGGATGGCTGCCgcatctccagcagacgaagaacTTCCTGGCAACACAGGGCCGTATTCTTTGTATCCCAATAAGCTGAAACACAGTAAGTACACAAAAACTTAACTTGAGCTCAGAATTATACTGAAGAGGGTTGCCCTTAAACTTGAAATGCAatccgcgttttttttttaaaggattccATTCATCCGGACATCGGTAGGTCCAAATTAACACATATAATAGGGAGTTTATTGTACTTTGATTTGTCTCGTCAAAGACTGGAGGTTCTACTGCAGAGTAAAACCAGCAAATTTTTTTGAACATGGAAAAAACTGGACTAGTGAATGGTGCATAGGGTATGACGCTGTGATAAATGCTCTATAAAACAATGTCTTTTTCTTTGCCAACATGACATTACGTAAGTGGATGTAGCTACAGTTACCTATAAAACACCACCAGTATTTTTCTTTGCCAACATGACGTTACGTAAGTGGATGTAGCTACTGTTCTCTATAAAACACAGTATTTTTCTTTGCCAACATGACATTACGTAAGTGGATGTAGCTACAGTCCTCTATAAAGCACCACCAGTCTTTTTCTTTACCAACATGACATTACGTAAGTGGATAAACACAGTGTTTTTCTTCGCCGGCATGAAGTTACGCGAGCGGGTGTTGCCACGGCCGTGACGTGCCGCAGGGTGCAGGGCCTGGACCGGCCGGTCAGACCCAACTTCGTGGGCAAGCTGCTGGAGTACATGACCAAGAGGCGGTCGGCCGTCCCCAAGTACGAGGTGGTGGGCGAGGAGGGCCCGCCCCACATGAGGGAGTTCACCATGCGCTGCGTCTGGAGCGACATGCAGGCGGTCGGTGAGTGCCGTGTTCACCGGCTCAGTGCGGCCCAGTCGTCGGCCGCCGGACGTGGAGAACCAACCGTGGATTTGGACATGTTAATAAGCAGTGGTActttaaagctgggtttacgattgatttccttaacaATTATAACTTAagatcgagcacacgattaagtcaaaactacattttccattttatgattgacatagaagtcgttaattctaaccaatcacagcataaaacacatggtcggccattgttcgaaacggagaagcaggtttgaaataggttattgacaaatgggatatctatttttcgaaatggatgatgattacaaatgacaaatatacgaattcgaacccaaaatactgcctcgctcggtccaataataagacataaacctCAGGTTGCAAGGTTCCGGTtagttgtgattggtcgcttcccttaagtcttaacgaaaaatataaaatataaccatttctgttaagtcttaagtcatcatatggtttgCAAACGACctgtcaaaattcacacacgacaatcataaaccattccactagtttacatagagtcatatggtaagtacacgactaagtcttaattcttaattttcaatcgtaaacccaccttaaggcTCTACCTTTTCATGAGTGGCACTTTTTATTCAAGAATTTCAGGTTTTTAAATTGCACTAAAATGTCCGCGGATAGCCTAAAAATCCATTTTTACGCATAatcattttgttaaaaataattgttagggAATGCTCCCCCACGTCTTCTTGACTTGTGGGAGGGGTGGTGGTTTACACCCCTCCACTCCTTAACACTGAAACAGGCATATCATAAATTATTCTTATAGCGTATTTTGGCACCCCTCATCCACAAAAGCTGGCTACACCCATGCCCTGTTGTAATGTAGGCTGCTGTTGGATGGCAATAGTCTGTTTGTGCCAACTTTTGATGGTGCATGAATCATGGAAGTATTTACAATCGGACCAGATAAAAGCAGTCTTGTGACTTAGATCTTTCATCTGAATGTTAACTACGTTTGTTTGGAAgtgttgatgtgcagtgtgtgtCATTGTGCGTGTGCGCTTTGTTTCAGGCACTGCACGTTCTAAGCAAGAAGCAAAAAATGTTGCAGCCGagaaaatttgggaaaaaatacAAGTAAGTTACTTTGCGTACTTTCAGAATACAGTCCGCTCACAGTTATTGAGAAAAGGTAATCTGGTTTAAGCTAATTTGCTTCGTCTAAGCTAGTGCTTGTGAAATGTTACGAATATTTGCAGTGCGATGCGGACGAATGTGACGCCACCAGGCCGAAGAGGAAGAAGTTGGCGTCTGACGAGGAGTTTGACGACGTCCTGAAGGAGTTCAGGTCCCTGATGGACGACCTGGGCGGGTCCTTCTTCTTCGAGGAAGAAACTCCCAAGGAATACGCCATCGACGCAGCTGAAAACGCCATAGATCTGTCCAAGTACGA encodes:
- the LOC134537376 gene encoding RISC-loading complex subunit TARBP2-like, coding for MSNKSPISVLQEFYVKKGLTPKYTLLSADTSNVFTMKVEVEGRAATGSGCSKKAAKHNAANALLKQLKVVITTSTESDGPVSTAPEVVVQKPQVQGLDRPVRPNFVGKLLEYMTKRRSAVPKYEVVGEEGPPHMREFTMRCVWSDMQAVGTARSKQEAKNVAAEKIWEKIQCDADECDATRPKRKKLASDEEFDDVLKEFRSLMDDLGGSFFFEEETPKEYAIDAAENAIDLSKYEERDRKMFSFLGTRSFNSLLPEKSSVILNIDTGVESRTIGARGWTRRDAMFKALKDGIEYLSKCNVKIENGDKKPEAVES